The Platichthys flesus chromosome 8, fPlaFle2.1, whole genome shotgun sequence genome has a window encoding:
- the si:ch1073-303k11.2 gene encoding LRRN4 C-terminal-like protein, protein MTSLCRNLLFFLFASPLLHSHLFTHSATTSSPSTRPRIRFINSLGSDDDYEDDYNDDDNSSLSEVPSTVKIAVLNTKPQFCKINSCLEDQEPCYQLSEKTGCLCPGISGADEPPHPPVIQTVLPVSNGANSGKIEVQWCAPSSVVSGYRVLVEGGEGDALEFGDALRRGLVGSLEVGTRVCVEAMNSAGHSSPSEFSCTRYNPPKNSGHNLLVWILGGGVALLLLIIITAVILWKQKICQKRKRDSADGLGNPSYSKEGTL, encoded by the coding sequence ATGACGTCACTGTGCAggaaccttcttttttttctgtttgcctCGCCACTCCTTCACTCCCACCTCTTCACTCATTCTGCCACCACTTCCTCTCCCAGTACTCGTCCTCGCATCAGATTCATTAATAGCTTGGGCTCGGATGATGACTATGAGGATGATTACAATGACGATGACAACAGCTCTCTTTCTGAAGTCCCGTCCACAGTGAAGATTGCAGTTCTCAATACGAAACCCCAGTTCTGCAAGATCAATTCCTGCCTGGAGGATCAGGAACCGTGTTACCAACTTTCGGAGAAGACCGGGTGCCTCTGTCCTGGGATCAGTGGGGCAGATGAGCCTCCTCACCCACCAGTCATCCAGACAGTGCTGCCAGTCAGTAATGGAGCTAACAGCGGGAAGATAGAGGTGCAGTGGTGTGCTCCATCTTCTGTGGTGTCTGGGTATAGAGTGTTGGTTGAGGGAGGTGAAGGCGATGCTTTGGAGTTTGGAGATGCTCTACGACGAGGGTTGGTGGGATCCTTGGAAGTTGGGACCAGGGTGTGTGTGGAGGCGATGAACAGTGCAGGACACAGCAGCCCCTCAGAATTCTCCTGCACCCGGTATAACCCTCCTAAAAACTCTGGTCATAACCTGCTGGTCTGGATCCTAGGTGGAGGAGTCGCCCTGCTTCTACTTATCATCATAACTGCTGTGATCCtatggaaacagaaaatatgtcaaaagaggaagagagactcTGCTGATGGACTAGGAAACCCTTCTTACAGCAAAGAGGGAACTCTGTAA
- the tstd1 gene encoding thiosulfate:glutathione sulfurtransferase yields the protein MAGAVNKAVSYEDLKALLEKRQNLFLVDVRSKGEVDKGQIPGSVHIPVDTVEAAFAMQPEEFKAKYGVTKPPMDAPELVFHCQMGRRGEMATSKAQELGYVNARNYAGGYKEWSEREGK from the exons ATGGCAGGCGCAG TCAACAAGGCGGTGTCCTATGAGGATCTGAAAGCTCTTCTAGAAAAGAGACAGAATCTCTTCCTGGTTGATGTCCGCTCCAAAGGAGAAGTGGACAAAGGACAAATTCCAGGATCTGTTCACATCCCAG tgGATACAGTCGAAGCTGCGTTTGCAATGCAGCCAGAAGAATTCAAGGCCAAGTACGGGGTGACCAAGCCACCGATGGACGCCCCCGAGCTGGTATTCCACTGCCAAATGGGCAGGCGAGGTGAAATGGCCACGAGCAAGGCCCAAGAACTAGGATATGtgaa TGCTCGTAATTATGCTGGAGGATACAAGGAGTGGtctgagagagaggggaagtga